A window of Fibrobacter sp. genomic DNA:
TAGTGAAATGGAATAAGGCTGCAGAGACGATCTGCAAAACCGGTGCTCTTCCTTTATATAAATATGCCGGACAGTGGAAACTGCGTGATCTGTATGGAAATAAAATCTCTCTAAAACAATGGCCTTTAAGCAGAGTGCTCAAAGGAGAGAAAATCGATGATCAGTCTTTACATCTTACCAATACCAGAACTCTTGAGAGCTCTTATATAAATGTCAGCGGAATTCCCATCTTTGACAAACAGGGAAATCTTGAGCAGGCTGTTATCATGATCAGAGATATAACAGCGATAATTGAAACTGAAAACAAGCTTAAGGATGCTCTGGAAACATCAGAGAAACGTGCCACAGAGATTGAGTCCAAAGGAAGACTGCTGAATGTTTTGATGGAGCAGGTTCCGGAAGTTTTGTTCATTACCGGACCCCTGAACCAGGTACTTTATGTCTCCCGCTTCAGTGAAAAGCTGCTTGAGATGCCCCTGGAGGAGATTATCAATACACCGGAAGAGGAGCGTCCTGATGCCTGGGGTTTATTTCATCCCGATGGCAAATCTGCCTCTTTTTCTGAGATGCCTCTTTATCAGGCTGTGCACATGGGAGTCACAACCGAAATGCAGGAATGGTTGATAAAACGTAATGGCAGGGCAAAAACCGTTCTTGTAAATACCCGTCCCATCCTCGACCCGCAGGGCAGAATAAGAGGTGCAGTTAGCGGATGGCGGGATATTTCTGAAATCAAACGCATCTTAAGTGCAAATATCGATCAGAAAAACTTTCTGGAGAGTATCCTTGATAATATTCCAATCGTAGTACTCCTCTTTAACTGCCATGACCAGCGTCTCCTCTTTGTAAATACATATTACTACCGTATCAGCCGTTTTCCCGGTAGAGAGATACTGGGAAAAAAAATCCAGGAGGTCTGGCCTGATCTGGAGAGCCGGCTTGGTCCGATTCTGGAAAAAGTATGTATCGGCAATGAGTCCTACAAGGCTGAGAACATGGAGCTGAAGCTCGATACAGGAAAAGGACAGGAAGTCATATTCATCAGTTTTGAACTGATTCCTCTTTCCTCTCATGATTCCGAAAAGACTGTTCTGGCTATCGTAAGAGAGACAACTGAAGCTGTGGAGACCCAGAGGCAAATCGAACAGACTGTCATCTTTGATGAAGCAATTCTCAGCAATATCACAGATTCGCTCTTTATCTTCGATGGTAATGGGAAGCTTCTTAAGACCAATCCTGAAGCCATAAAGAAACATGGTC
This region includes:
- a CDS encoding PAS domain-containing protein; this translates as MSQKTTSFLSFSTVFFIFLIECILSPGWSFWVLYFLPAIVFFDNHSPRSSFLFTALITSLMIIGFLLPPYAIFQRILILNRLAGIVSLWLVSIQAVSRVKAHRLFYKTATLSEAILTNMTEGLIVSNRDGKIVKWNKAAETICKTGALPLYKYAGQWKLRDLYGNKISLKQWPLSRVLKGEKIDDQSLHLTNTRTLESSYINVSGIPIFDKQGNLEQAVIMIRDITAIIETENKLKDALETSEKRATEIESKGRLLNVLMEQVPEVLFITGPLNQVLYVSRFSEKLLEMPLEEIINTPEEERPDAWGLFHPDGKSASFSEMPLYQAVHMGVTTEMQEWLIKRNGRAKTVLVNTRPILDPQGRIRGAVSGWRDISEIKRILSANIDQKNFLESILDNIPIVVLLFNCHDQRLLFVNTYYYRISRFPGREILGKKIQEVWPDLESRLGPILEKVCIGNESYKAENMELKLDTGKGQEVIFISFELIPLSSHDSEKTVLAIVRETTEAVETQRQIEQTVIFDEAILSNITDSLFIFDGNGKLLKTNPEAIKKHGLPEDIRELQKMKSVYGFLKYFRIYTLDGQEIPPDKWPSSAVLKGENLPGTEVVVRVAGKKEEWIASISGVPVKKKSGRVEIGIVTVRDVTSAVKVRREMEYAVARYESIVNYM